A genomic window from Silene latifolia isolate original U9 population chromosome Y, ASM4854445v1, whole genome shotgun sequence includes:
- the LOC141627427 gene encoding uncharacterized protein LOC141627427 isoform X1, with protein sequence MDKKSNRTDLLAAGRKKLQQYRKKKDSKGKDGKGASQSQHKDADLNVVDNLNAEFSQHSESRPLHQDAVEVLAHSAGSSADLPVSDGHIDQPRSELVVPEISSHGPTGEGDGQTDKHQVEIGSYTVAAEEERLQEADQVSNVGAIQEADSYGPTYHDQKDNLELLTVFERGFDVSSVGINDSEINHNILGDSVPVEAMGVPAEAFTDNPSNVNQLGFDVMAGLSNERVPDQQANLEDENQTDSDRKVSIECENVPQPEACTDIEVERPESMSKPTVVDSADEKDISSWGERQSLDLVQLAEVLRKLPEGDFRYLIQSRKTADHVNLDVSQTVTADLPQTLQEQLYLSNISKDFFHLQLLEQHKQLLGSDHKHRLVFDETSVLSRSLINLEQNNKILAAELSQCRSELEAAVSEKMEFQDLYHSAKEEAMGFSATVHELRIKLDEAMSRLSIVSADSDHGNTQLAALHQEIEELKGNLASATDERIKFEEENLILFQEKEVLSRDLVDYRLQLTALQQENSDVNRNLAAMNEEHIKQKDHEEFLIQEIERLSAELVYFQDKLSVQHQENLVLVQDKEVLSDDLVDCRHQLMTLQHENNDLSRSLPAMNGEHKKQIDHDESVIEEIERLSVELVVFQDNFLIQHQKNGQFEVYLGEALSQIEQLAEENIILQSSLEIYKAKISEADGRHIHISSAGMGSVAHTKLADGCSSEEISAKDDAETVIPSIIRDPKDVCDSTEVNELSPDFHNGTRVVVMKGCLEEAENLMHKLENATDEMHSHSVTLSRSISRNATPGVSKLIQAFESKVNVDNPDPEINPSTDNLVPSDPYLVAKGQISHLRCVLKTLAQHVELADAFFSNEKIRCNAADVSRRELEVEIESLKGICNNLEVRNIELEVLCGAMNQHAHDGEANKIHLENLLDALNREYGAQKLQSVELHDKLATSNSRISEMQVLLKEIRSSSDGVVSTVYDEIETLQREMKQNIFSVERVWKSTLSQIHPAVEKLDAVTGSADKYPPPSESNDSAILDHLLFSLCAACEVIEKLTSKVEAYETLSSSYTQVTEKLHCVDEERRLALDLVKKVSADLVKLLDNSPEHVNDSGFLPLNSNQHDPFEADYYEVVVSKVGSLVGDLHELKESNKKLYSDLLNRTSEIEELNKYCLDSGAVLKLVLDVKEVLKLQDTDMDLDNTPFVLLQSSVLLLTQKFKEAEERVCSLTEECNSRVIELAKMQDNIEQLNTLNLENENEMLILKESLSQAKNASDVIHAELLEKNKELEQSEQRVASVREKLSIAVAKGKGLVVQRDGLKHSLAEMSNELERCSQELLLKDSRILEIEEKLKSYSEAGERMEALESELTYIRNSATALRESFLMKDSALQKIEEIMEDLDLPDHFHSKDIVEKVDWLAKSAAGNSFMHADWDQISSVGGGSYSDAGLVATDGAKEDVQPTLNPVDDLRRQYDELQTKFYELAEQNDMLEQSLMERNVLVQRWEEILDRINTPPQIRSMEPEERIHWLGTALSEADHHMRSLQQKIEKLEDYCELLSGDLDESQRRISELEMSLNAIVQEKDSALSVADEAMKSYQQKIFSLENYSGSLSSQLEDSEKRISEFESSLQEVLHDKEILSSNLVALTFDHELALHTVAQYEHDLDRLRKDIEMLQGSQIEKLKNDNYIQQVESELRRLQGMILEVLQDSPTEDGLSDVSDVEYLEKLIRKLMTHDSGVVTESHASKEVVQDSVSEHNVNAVTVREVENADVPINTVVNMDESTLRSTVLEGQDVADLRTELAEALDEVARVREEKDEFFKKYQSMAIKLETLDNNKDELQELLNQEEQKSVSLREKLNLAVRKGKSLVQQRDGLKQNIEQATNEIDRLKSEINLRDNSLLECGQKISDLSLQIETCKAFEAENMSLKNRLLEAEQFLQQNGHTLSMLVNKLGEFDTGVEVDAHDPLLKLEGIGKMCSELHATTASFEQEARKSKRAAKLLLAELNEVQERNDGLQEDLARTHNEISILSRERDLADSAKVEALSHLAKFSDEQKLHLTEMKRLKFSISEVKKVLFDVSNVADDAFAKSLVLLNDVNARVESCLERVGAQLVATKDYGGLVSANKRFKDFWSRNSMWSNEVQDEVDDSIGFEVSKAAEQHLKQLTEAIGEFKDRVHSRSMSLRTEVDQFNDAVTTMLGVVDSQRNSLELVKGQKIHLESIMNERDMEGAVLRKSLSLLYEACCSSITEIKNRKAQLNGQSLASADFSVNLPSLPSFEGGFFYGSSLSSSEECIKALTEILIEAVKDFVHIESEDRESRTKEMRSIVLDLQKELQEKDIQRERICMELVGQIKEAESTAANYSRDLRSANEYAHELESKMETMGKEQTLLEQRIVELQREHVSSIELGEKVKAMNTIVAAKEQEIETLMQALDEEENQMEALRSKVEELESTLQQKNSELEHVEAYRAKAAKKLSITVSKFDELHRMSEGLLSEIEGLQSQLQDRDSEISFLRQEVTRCTNDALEASKMSKEQSYADLHEFLAWLDITLSHVLMRDAHDGDDISKNYAQCKENLQKDITSIISELEDSRIAAQNKDALLQAERNKVDELSRRKVALELSLNEKDLHLNSLQGAGISGLGTSEIVELEPMANKWTAPVASSTSQVRNWRKTNSDQVSIAIDTDAATSGRFEDEDDDKVHGFKSLTTSRFVPKFTRPVSDMMDGLWVSCDRALMRQPAFRLGIMFYWVLLHAMLASIMI encoded by the exons AG CTTCAGCAATACCGTAAGAAAAAGGATAGTAAAGGTAAAGATGGGAAGGGCGCTAGTCAATCTCAACATAAGGATGCTGACCTCAATGTAGTTGATAACTTGAATGCCGAATTCTCACAACATTCTGAATCACGTCCCTTGCACCAGGATGCTGTGGAGGTTTTGGCTCATTCTGCAGGCTCATCTGCTGACTTACCTGTTTCGGATGGTCATATTGATCAGCCAAGATCAGAGCTTGTTGTGCCAGAGATCAGCTCTCATGGTCCCACCGGTGAAGGGGATGGTCAGACGGATAAACATCAAGTTGAAATAGGCTCTTATACAGTTGCTGCTGAAGAAGAGAGGCTGCAGGAGGCAGATCAGGTATCAAACGTAG GGGCAATTCAGGAAGCCGACAGTTATGGTCCGACATACCATGATCAGAAAGATAATCTGGAGCTGTTGACAGTATTTGAGCGGGGCTTTGACGTATCTTCTGTTGGCATCAATGATTCTGAAATAAATCATAATATACTCGGGGATTCTGTTCCTGTTGAGGCAATGGGTGTGCCTGCTGAAGCTTTTACAGATAATCCTTCTAATGTAAATCAGCTAGGATTTGATGTGATGGCCGGGTTATCAAACGAGAGGGTGCCTGATCAACAAGCAAATCTCGAGGATGAAAATCAAACTGATTCAGATAGGAAAGTTTCTATTGAATGTGAAAATGTACCTCAGCCTGAGGCTTGTACTGATATTGAGGTTGAACGTCCAGAAAGTATGTCTAAACCGACTGTTGTAGATTCTGCTGACGAGAAAGACATATCTTCATGGGGAGAAAGGCAATCTTTAGACCTGGTTCAACTTGCTGAGGTGCTAAGGAAACTGCCTGAAGGTGATTTTAGATATCTGATACAGTCGAGAAAAACAGCAGATCATGTTAATCTTGATGTTTCCCAAACTGTTACGGCTGATCTTCCTCAGACACTCCAGGAGCAACTTTATCTTTCAAACATCTCAAAAGATTTTTTCCACTTGCAACTCCTCGAGCAGCATAAACAACTCCTCGGTTCTGATCACAAACACcgtttggtgtttgatgaaacaTCTGTGCTTAGCAGATCCCTTATAAATCTTGAGCAAAATAACAAAATCCTTGCTGCTGAGCTTTCTCAGTGTAGATCTGAGCTGGAGGCTGCTGTCAGTGAGAAAATGGAATTTCAGGACCTATATCATTCTGCAAAGGAAGAAGCGATGGGATTTTCTGCTACAGTTCACGAGCTTAGAATAAAATTGGATGAAGCGATGAGTCGCTTGTCCATTGTTTCTGCAGACTCTGACCATGGCAATACTCAATTGGCTGCTTTACATCAGGAAATTGAAGAATTGAAAGGAAACCTTGCTTCTGCAACTGATGAGAGGATAAAGTTTGAGGAGGAAAACTTGATTCTTTTTCAAGAGAAAGAAGTGCTTTCAAGAGACTTGGTGGATTACAGGCTTCAATTGACGGCATTGCAACAGGAAAATTCTGATGTGAACAGGAACCTTGCAGCTATGAATGAGGAGCATATTAAGCAGAAGGACCATGAGGAGTTCCTTATTCAGGAGATTGAGCGGCTATCGGCAGAGCTTGTTTATTTCCAAGATAAGCTGTCGGTACAACACCAAGAAAATTTGGTTCTTGTTCAAGACAAAGAGGTGCTCTCAGATGACTTGGTAGATTGCAGGCATCAGTTGATGACATTGCAACATGAAAATAATGATTTGAGTAGAAGCCTTCCAGCTATGAATGGTGAGCATAAGAAGCAGATAGACCATGACGAGTCTGTCATTGAGGAGATTGAACGCCTTTCAGTAGAGCTTGTTGTTTTTCAAGATAATTTTTTGATACAGCACCAGAAAAACGGGCAGTTTGAAGTTTATTTAGGAGAAGCATTGTCTCAAATTGAACAACTGGCCGAGGAGAATATTATTCTTCAAAGCAGCTTGGAAATCTACAAAGCGAAGATATCTGAGGCTGATGGCCGGCACATTCATATTTCATCTGCTGGAATGGGATCTGTAGCTCATACGAAATTAGCTGATGGTTGCAGCTCTGAGGAAATTTCTGCTAAAGATGATGCTGAAACTGTGATTCCATCGATCATCCGTGATCCTAAAGATGTCTGTGATAGTACAGAAGTTAATGAGCTGAGTCCAGATTTCCATAATGGTACTAGAGTTGTAGTGATGAAGGGTTGCTTGGAAGAAGCTGAGAATTTGATGCATAAACTTGAAAATGCTACAGACGAAATGCATTCTCACTCGGTAACCCTTAGTCGCTCTATAAGTAGAAATGCAACTCCTGGTGTTTCAAAACTGAttcaagcttttgaatcaaaagTCAACGTTGACAATCCAGACCCTGAAATAAATCCCTCAACTGACAATCTGGTTCCTTCTGATCCCTATCTGGTGGCAAAGGGACAAATTAGCCACTTAAGATGTGTGCTTAAGACACTTGCTCAGCATGTAGAACTTGCGGATGCATTTTTCTCGAATGAAAAAATTCGGTGTAATGCAGCTGATGTTTCTCGTCGGGAGCTTGAGGTTGAAATTGAATCATTGAAGGGAATATGTAATAATCTTGAAGTGAGGAACATCGAGCTTGAAGTTCTTTGTGGAGCTATGAATCAGCATGCACATGATGGTGAAGCAAACAAAATTCATCTTGAAAATCTTCTAGATGCCTTGAACCGAGAATATGGGGCACAAAAATTGCAAAGTGTTGAGCTCCATGACAAGTTGGCCACCAGTAATTCTAGAATCAGTGAGATGCAGGTTCTTCTGAAAGAAATTCGAAGCAGCTCTGATGGAGTGGTTTCGACTGTCTATGATGAAATTGAAACTCTGCAACGCGAAATGAAACAGAATATTTTTTCAGTTGAGAGAGTATGGAAATCTACTCTTTCACAGATTCATCCAGCAGTTGAGAAGCTTGATGCTGTGACTGGTTCTGCAGATAAATACCCTCCTCCAAGTGAGTCTAATGACTCAGCTATTCTTGATCACTTATTGTTTTCTCTCTGTGCTGCCTGTGAAGTTATTGAAAAACTGACATCAAAAGTCGAAGCTTATGAAACACTTTCTTCTTCATATACGCAAGTAACGGAGAAGCTTCATTGTGTAGATGAAGAACGTCGTTTAGCCCTTGATTTGGTGAAAAAGGTTTCTGCTGATCTTGTAAAATTGCTAGATAACTCTCCCGAGCACGTAAATGACAGTGGGTTTCTTCCATTGAATAGCAATCAACATGATCCATTCGAAGCTGATTACTATGAGGTTGTTGTTTCAAAAGTGGGCAGTTTAGTCGGTGACCTGCATGAGCTGAAGGAATCAAACAAAAAGTTATACTCTGACTTGTTGAACAGAACAAGTGAGATTGAGGAACTGAACAAATATTGTCTGGATAGTGGTGCAGTATTGAAGCTTGTATTGGATGTCAAAGAAGTACTGAAGTTACAAGATACTGATATGGATTTGGATAACACACCTTTTGTACTTTTGCAGTCCTCGGTCTTGTTGCTCACGCAGAAATTTAAGGAGGCAGAAGAGCGGGTCTGCTCATTGACTGAAGAATGCAACTCTAGGGTGATTGAATTAGCTAAGATGCAAGACAATATTGAGCAGCTGAACACTTTGAATCTTGAGAATGAGAATGAGATGCTTATTCTGAAAGAAAGCTTGAGCCAGGCAAAGAATGCTAGTGATGTTATCCACGCAGAGTTGCTCGAGAAAAATAAGGAACTTGAGCAGTCAGAGCAGCGAGTTGCTTCTGTTAGAGAAAAACTCAGCATCGCTGTCGCAAAAGGCAAAGGCTTGGTGGTTCAACGTGACGGTCTTAAACATTCTCTGGCTGAGATGTCTAACGAGTTGGAGAGATGTTCACAGGAGTTACTTTTGAAAGATTCTAGGATCCTTGAAATCGAAGAGAAACTGAAGTCTTATTCTGAGGCTGGTGAACGAATGGAAGCTCTGGAGTCTGAGCTCACATACATCCGTAACTCTGCTACAGCACTGAGAGAATCATTTCTGATGAAGGATTCTGCTCTTCAGAAAATTGAAGAGATCATGGAAGATCTTGATCTCCCTGATCATTTTCATTCTAAAGACATTGTTGAGAAGGTTGATTGGTTAGCTAAGTCTGCTGCTGGTAATTCGTTCATGCATGCCGATTGGGACCAAATAAGTTCTGTCGGGGGAGGGTCGTACTCAGATGCTGGGCTTGTTGCTACGGATGGAGCAAAGGAAGACGTTCAACCTACCTTAAATCCTGTGGATGATTTGAGGAGACAATATGATGAGCTGCAAACAAAGTTTTATGAATTAGCTGAACAAAATGACATGCTGGAGCAATCATTGATGGAAAGAAATGTTTTGGTGCAGAGGTGGGAGGAGATTTTGGATAGAATCAATACACCTCCGCAGATACGATCCATGGAGCCAGAAGAAAGAATTCACTGGTTGGGAACTGCCTTGTCAGAGGCTGACCACCACATGAGATCACTACAGCAGAAAATCGAAAAGCTTGAGGATTATTGCGAGTTGCTTTCAGGTGATTTGGACGAATCACAGAGAAGGATATCTGAGCTAGAAATGTCTCTCAACGCAATTGTTCAGGAGAAGGACAGTGCATTGTCAGTAGCTGATGAAGCTATGAAATCTTATCAACAGAAGATATTTAGCCTTGAAAATTATTCTGGGTCATTGTCTTCTCAATTGGAAGATTCAGAAAAAAGAATATCTGAATTTGAATCTTCTTTGCAAGAAGTTCTTCATGATAAAGAGATTCTTTCCAGTAACTTAGTGGCTTTGACTTTCGATCATGAGCTAGCCTTGCATACTGTTGCTCAATATGAACATGATCTTGATAGATTGCGAAAGGATATTGAAATGTTGCAGGGAAGTCAGATAGAGAagctcaaaaatgataattatattCAACAGGTAGAGAGTGAGTTGAGGAGATTACAAGGAATGATTCTTGAGGTACTCCAAGATTCTCCGACAGAAGATGGTTTATCTGATGTGAGTGATGTCGAATACCTGGAAAAGTTGATCAGGAAACTCATGACTCATGACAGTGGAGTTGTAACAGAAAGTCATGCTTCAAAGGAAGTTGTCCAGGACTCTGTCTCTGAACATAATGTAAATGCAGTAACAGTGAGAGAGGTGGAAAATGCGGATGTTCCTATCAACACTGTTGTCAATATGGATGAGTCCACATTGAGGAGCACGGTACTTGAGGGTCAGGATGTAGCAGATCTAAGAACAGAGCTTGCTGAGGCTTTAGATGAAGTAGCACGTGTTAGAGAAGAAAAAGATGAATTTTTCAAGAAGTATCAATCTATGGCGATTAAGCTTGAGACATTAGATAATAACAAGGATGAACTTCAGGAACTGCTGAATCAGGAAGAACAGAAGTCAGTGTCTCTCCGTGAGAAGCTAAATCTTGCAGTTCGGAAAGGCAAGTCACTGGTCCAACAGAGAGATGGTTTGAAACAGAATATTGAACAGGCAACAAATGAAATAGATAGATTGAAATCTGAGATTAATCTTCGGGATAATTCTCTTTTGGAGTGCGGTCAAAAGATAAGTGACCTGTCACTTCAGATAGAAACATGTAAAGCATTTGAAGCCGAAAACATGTCCTTGAAAAATCGTCTGTTAGAAGCAGAACAATTTCTACAGCAGAATGGACATACTTTGAGCATGCTTGTCAATAAACTAGGTGAGTTTGATACTGGTGTTGAGGTTGATGCTCATGATCCACTGCTGAAGCTGGAGGGAATTGGAAAGATGTGCTCTGAACTTCATGCCACCACAGCTTCTTTCGAGCAGGAAGCAAGGAAATCCAAAAGGGCTGCTAAACTTCTGTTAGCTGAGTTGAATGAAGTACAGGAGAGAAATGATGGTTTGCAAGAAGACTTAGCCAGGACCCATAACGAAATCTCTATTCTCTCAAGGGAAAGGGATCTTGCAGATTCTGCCAAAGTTGAAGCCCTTTCTCATCTGGCAAAATTCTCTGATGAACAGAAACTTCACCTTACTGAGATGAAAAGGCTGAAATTCAGTATCAGCGAGGTGAAGAAAGTCTTATTTGATGTGTCTAATGTAGCAGACGATGCATTTGCTAAAAGTTTAGTGCTTCTGAACGATGTCAATGCTCGTGTTGAGTCTTGCTTGGAACGTGTTGGTGCACAACTTGTAGCTACTAaagattatggtggcttggtttctGCGAACAAAAGATTCAAG GATTTTTGGTCGAGAAATTCTATGTGGAGCAATGAAGTTCAAGATGAAGTAGATGATAGTATTGGATTTGAAGTCTCTAAGGCTGCTGAGCAGCATCTTAAACAGTTAACTGAAGCTATTGGTGAATTTAAAGATAGAGTTCACAGCCGCTCTATGTCTTTAAGAACAGAAGTGGACCAGTTCAATGATGCTGTTACCACCATGTTGGGAGTTGTAGACTCTCAAAGAAACTCCTTGGAATTGGTCAAGGGTCAGAAGATTCATCTTGAATCAATCATGAATGAACGAGATATGGAAGGAGCTGTGTTGCGTAAAAGCTTATCTTTGCTTTATGAAGCATGTTGCAGCTCAATAACTGAGATTAAGAACAGAAAAGCCCAGTTGAACGGACAGAGTTTGGCTTCTGCAGATTTTAGTGTCAACTTACCGTCATTGCCATCATTTGAGGGCGGATTTTTTTATGGGTCTTCTCTTTCCTCGTCTGAGGAATGTATAAAAGCTCTTACCGAAATTCTTATAGAGGCTGTAAAAGATTTCGTCCACATTGAAAGCGAGGATAGAGAAAGTCGTACTAAAGAAATGAGAAGTATCGTACTGGATTTGCAGAAGGAGCTTCAGGAGAAGGATATCCAGAGGGAACGGATCTGTATGGAGCTTGTTGGTCAAATCAAAGAAGCTGAGAGTACTGCTGCAAATTATTCTCGTGATTTGAGATCAGCGAATGAATATGCTCATGAATTGGAGAGTAAGATGGAAACAATGGGGAAGGAACAGACCTTGTTGGAGCAGAGGATAGTAGAATTACAGCGGGAACATGTCAGTTCCATTGAGTTAGGAGAGAAAGTTAAGGCAATGAATACTATAGTGGCTGCCAAAGAACAAG aAATCGAGACTCTGATGCAAGCACTAGATGAAGAGGAGAATCAGATGGAAGCCCTGAGAAGCAAGGTTGAGGAGTTGGAAAGCACGTTGCAGCAAAAAAACTCAGAGTTGGAGCATGTAGAAGCTTATCGTGCCAAGGCTGCGAAAAAGCTCTCTATTACTGTGAGCAAATTTGATGAGCTGCACCGAATGTCTGAAGGTCTCCTTTCGGAAATTGAAGGTCTTCAATCACAGTTACAAGACCGTGATTCTGAAATTTCTTTTCTTAGGCAAGAGGTCACCAGATGCACGAACGATGCTTTAGAAGCTTCGAAGATGTCGAAGGAGCAAAGTTATGCTGATCTTCACGAGTTTTTGGCATGGTTAGATATAACCCTGTCTCATGTTTTGATGCGTGACGCCCATGATGGCGATGATATTAGTAAGAATTATGCTCAATGCAAGGAGAACCTTCAAAAAGACATCACGTCCATAATATCTGAACTGGAAGACTCACGGATAGCAGCACAGAATAAGGATGCATTGTTACAAGCTGAAAGAAATAAGGTGGATGAGTTATCACGACGAAAAGTAGCTCTGGAATTATCGCTAAATGAAAAGGACCTACATTTAAATTCACTTCAAGGTGCTGGGATTTCTGGGTTAGGAACCTCAGAAATCGTTGAGCTTGAACCAATG